TGCTCGCCGGTACAGGTACCGCCCAGTGCCAGGCCCAGCCGCATGATCTCGTCGAACACCACCCGCCCGCGCTCGACGCAGGCCGGATCGGCGCGGTCCACCACGATGACCGGATGCAGGTTCCCGTCGCCGGCGTGGCCCACCACACCCACCAGCACGCCGCGCCGCATGGAGATCTCCTCGACGCCGGTCACGAGGTCGACGATCCGCGATCGAGGCACGGCGACATCGTCCACGACGAGACCACCCCGGCCGCCGGGGAAGGCCTGCATCGCGGCCTGTTCCATGGCCGGGTGGGCGAGCCTGCGAGCCGCGGTGAGGGCCTCGGCCTCGGTCGCGTCACCCGCGAGGTACAGCTCGCTCGCCCCGGCCGCGCGGCAGCACTCGGTGATCCGCTCGAGGTCGGCACCCGCGCGGTCGCCGGTGTCAGCCGCGATCAGCAGCATCGCCGCGGCCTCGGTGTCGAGGCCCATCGGCCGGTAAGCCTCGATCGCCCGCAGGTGCGTCCGGTCGAGCAGTTCCAGCATGCTCGGCACGTACCCGGCGGCGATCACCGCGGACACGGCCTGCCCCGCGGCCGCCACCGTCGGGAACATCGCCACGAGCGTCCGGGCCTCCTGGGCCGCGGGCCGGAGCCGGACGGTGATCTCGGTGATGATCCCGAGGGTGCCCTCCGCGCCGACGAACAGGCTGGGAAGGTCGTACCCGGCGACGCCCTTCACCGTGCGCCGGCCACAGCGCAGGATCTCGCCGTCGGCGAGCACGACCTCCAGGCCGAGGACGTACTCGCCGGTGACGCCGTACTTGACGCAGCACATCCCGCCGGCGTCGGTCGAGACGTTGCCGCCGATCGTCGACGACTCCCACGACCCGGGGTCGGGCGGGAAGGCGAGACCCTTCTCGGCGACGGCCCTGCGCAGCTGGGCGTTGACCACGCCGGGCTGCACGACCGCGATCCGCTCCCCGGGGTCGATCTCGAGGATCCGGCTCATCCCGGCCAGCGAGACGAGCAGGGCGCCGTCGACCGCGTTGGCCGCGCCGGCGAGCCCGGTCCGCGCGCCCTGCGGGACGACCGGCACCCCGTGGGCCGCGGCGACCCGGACGATCGCGGCGACCTCGGCGGTGTCCTGCGGGCGGACCACGGCGAGCGGTGCGCCCGCTGCGCACAGGTCGGCCTCGTCGCGGCAGTGGGCAGCGAGCAGATCCGGGTCGGTCGACACCCGATCCGCGGGCAGCACGGCCAGCAGGTCCTCAACCGTTGATCTCCTGTCGTCAACGCCCACCGACGACCTCGGCCCGATCCGGTTCTCCGATGCGGTCTTCGACGCCGCCGTGCGCGTTCTTCGCGTGCCGGAACGCCGTCAGGACCAGCACGCAGAGGCCGGCACACAGGACGGCGCAGATGACGCCCACCACGTGCAGCCCGGATGTGAACGCCTCGCGGGACGCGCTCAGCAGGTCGTCGCGCTGCTGGGCGGGAAGCTGGGTGGCCGCGTCGACCGCTCGGTCGATGCTCTCAGCGGCGGCGTTCGCGGCGGCGGGCGGCAGCCCGCCCAGCGCGCCCTCCACGGTGTACCGGTACACCGCGGTCCCGATCGTAGCGATCGTGGCGATGCCGAGCCCGATGGCGAACTCGGTGGCTGTCTGCACGATCGACGCCCCCGAACCCGCCTTGTCCGGCGGCACGGCTCCCATGGCGAGGTGGTTGGCCAGCGCGGCCAGTGGCGCGGTACCGAGCATGACGACACACATCGCGATGAAGATCGTCGTGGCACCGGACGTCGCGTCGGTGAGCGTGAACGTCAGGTAGCCGAGGCTGGCGACGACCATGCCGCCCGCGATCAGGTAGGCCGGACGGATGCGGTCGGCCACCCGCGGGGCGGTCAGGCTGGCAATGATCATCAGTGTTTGCGGCACCAGCAGGAGCAGGCCGGCCGCCAACGGGGTGCGGCCAATGACGTTCTGCAGGTACAAGGTGACGATCAGAAGGCTGCCCGCGCCCACGAGTGCGGAGATGAAGAACATGATCACCGTGGAGCGGAAGATCCGGTTGCCGAACAGGCGCAGGTCCAGCAGCGGGTGCTCAAGGCGACGCTGCCGCTGGACGAACGCCATCCCGATCGCGACGCCGAACATCAGCGACACCGCGGGGAACCACGTCCAGCCGTCGCGGGCCAACGACTTGATCCCGTAGGCGAACGGCAAGATCGCCGCGAGGGACAGCACGACGCTGAGCGGGTCGAGCTTGCCCGCCTGCGGCGACCTCTGTTCGGAAAGCAGCGCGGGACCGAATACCAACAGCAGCACGATTCCCGGTACGGACACCAGGAGCACCGAACCCCACCAGAAGAACTCGAGCAGCACACCGCCGACCAGCGGGCCCAGCGTCGATCCGGTCATGAAGCAGGCCGTCCAGATTGCGAGAGCGCGGCCACGGTCCTTCAGCCGGGTGAACATCCCCATGATCAGTGCCATCACCGACGGCAGCACCGCGGCGCCGGCCACGCCGAGCAGCGCACGGCTGGTGATGAGCATCTCCGGGCTGACGGAGAATGCCGCCACCACCGAGGCCACCCCGAACACCGCCGCCCCGGCCAGCAGTAGCCTCTTCCTGCCGATCCTGTCACCGAGAGTCCCCATGGTGACCAGGAAGCCCGCGATCACGAAACCGTAGATGTCCACGATCCACAGCTGCTGGATCCCGCTCGGTGCGAGGTCGGCAGTCAGCCGTGGAACGGCCAAGTACAGCACGGAGAAGTCCATCGAGACGAGAAACGTGGGCAGGCAGAGCAGAGCCAGGCCGGCCCATTCCCGCCGCCCCGGTGCGGGCTTCGTGTCTGTACTCATGTCGGCGGTGGTCACGGATCAGTCGGCCAGTCGACGGGCGATGGTCGGGATCACGATCGCGGCCGCGACCAGGTGCGTGAACATCAGCAGCAGCCGGGTCAACGTACCCGCGGGCACCAGCAGATCAGGGACCAACGACAGCACGGTCAACGCGATCGTCGTGCGCACGAAGACCGTGCGGGGCCGGCGGACGGTGCGAGCGAGGATCACCGCCAGGATCAGGCCCAGCCCGGCGAAGATCACGGTGAGCATCGCGAACCCGGACAGCTGGAGCGGCGCTCCCATGACGACCAGGCTGATGCCGGCCAGATCGGCGATGAACGCGATCAGCGCCGTGGCCACCGCAGCCACCACGATCGCGACCAGTCCCCCCTTGACGAGCGACTTTCTTGCCGGTGCAAAAGGGTTCCCGGATCGGGAACCTTGGCCGATGTTGTCGAGAGTGTCGCTCATAATTCCTCCAGCGATGTCACGTCTGGTTGGGCTGCCGACCGCCGAAGGGCGACCGACATTCGTGCTCACACCGAGTCCGGTGCTACTGCTTCCGGGCGCACAGGATCAGGTAGGTCACGTCCTCCGGGCCCAGATGAAATGCTTCCCGCATCCCGTGGCGGATGCCCTCGGTCATCTCTGCACCGAACTCCTCGGTGATCTGATCCCTGACCGACTCGAAGTGCATGAGGTGGCGCTTGCCGGTGTTGACGTACACGCGTCGGCTCTGGATCCGCTCCTCGACCACGAAACCCACGGACTCGAACGCCTTGGTCCAACTCTCCGCGGTCATGGGTTCACGGGCCAGCGGGAAGGGCCTCTTCAGCGGCGAGGCGTCGGTGGTCTTCGAGATCTCGGACATGGCGACCCGACCGCCGGGACGTAGGACCCGGTGGAACTCCCTCAGCGCATGTTCCAGGTCGTAGGCGTTGAACAGCGACTCGAACGCGACGACGGCGTCGAACTCGGCGTCCGCGAAGGGCAACGAGTGGTAGTCGGCGACCTCGAACTGGGTCTGCTCGGCCGCTCCGCTCTGCTGCGCGCGAGCCCGGCTCCTCGCGGCCTCGACAGGGCTGATCGTGATGCCGGTGACCCGGACGCCGTACGCCCCGGCGATGTCGATCGACGCGGTGCCGGTGCCGCAGCCCGCCTCGAGCAGGCGCTCACCGCGATGCAGGCCGAGGGTGTCCACGACCTTGCGGGTGAGGCGCCCGGCGCCTTCCTCCAGCGTGGCGTCGTCGCTGTCGTCGTACCAGTAGCCCTGGCGTTGATAGCCACCGAAGTACTTGTCGGCCAGTGCGCTGGCACCGTCGTAGAACTTAGCGATGTCGGCCGGATTCGCATTCAGTTCGCTCACGGAGTATTCCCTCTGGCGTCGGGTGTGACGTCATGATTTCGTCGTGCCACCGGCCCAGGCATCTTCCCGACTGCGCGGTACAACGTGGCCCGGCCGGCCCGACGATCACGTAGCGGGCGAGACCGCACCGGTTCCTGAACCAAACAATTCCGAATCCGGCGACGCAAGGC
The nucleotide sequence above comes from Plantactinospora soyae. Encoded proteins:
- a CDS encoding FAD-binding oxidoreductase gives rise to the protein MGVDDRRSTVEDLLAVLPADRVSTDPDLLAAHCRDEADLCAAGAPLAVVRPQDTAEVAAIVRVAAAHGVPVVPQGARTGLAGAANAVDGALLVSLAGMSRILEIDPGERIAVVQPGVVNAQLRRAVAEKGLAFPPDPGSWESSTIGGNVSTDAGGMCCVKYGVTGEYVLGLEVVLADGEILRCGRRTVKGVAGYDLPSLFVGAEGTLGIITEITVRLRPAAQEARTLVAMFPTVAAAGQAVSAVIAAGYVPSMLELLDRTHLRAIEAYRPMGLDTEAAAMLLIAADTGDRAGADLERITECCRAAGASELYLAGDATEAEALTAARRLAHPAMEQAAMQAFPGGRGGLVVDDVAVPRSRIVDLVTGVEEISMRRGVLVGVVGHAGDGNLHPVIVVDRADPACVERGRVVFDEIMRLGLALGGTCTGEHGVGLLKREWLARELGPVGLRVHRALKAALDPAGILNPGKVIAPD
- a CDS encoding MFS transporter, producing MSTDTKPAPGRREWAGLALLCLPTFLVSMDFSVLYLAVPRLTADLAPSGIQQLWIVDIYGFVIAGFLVTMGTLGDRIGRKRLLLAGAAVFGVASVVAAFSVSPEMLITSRALLGVAGAAVLPSVMALIMGMFTRLKDRGRALAIWTACFMTGSTLGPLVGGVLLEFFWWGSVLLVSVPGIVLLLVFGPALLSEQRSPQAGKLDPLSVVLSLAAILPFAYGIKSLARDGWTWFPAVSLMFGVAIGMAFVQRQRRLEHPLLDLRLFGNRIFRSTVIMFFISALVGAGSLLIVTLYLQNVIGRTPLAAGLLLLVPQTLMIIASLTAPRVADRIRPAYLIAGGMVVASLGYLTFTLTDATSGATTIFIAMCVVMLGTAPLAALANHLAMGAVPPDKAGSGASIVQTATEFAIGLGIATIATIGTAVYRYTVEGALGGLPPAAANAAAESIDRAVDAATQLPAQQRDDLLSASREAFTSGLHVVGVICAVLCAGLCVLVLTAFRHAKNAHGGVEDRIGEPDRAEVVGGR
- a CDS encoding DUF6069 family protein is translated as MSTNVGRPSAVGSPTRRDIAGGIMSDTLDNIGQGSRSGNPFAPARKSLVKGGLVAIVVAAVATALIAFIADLAGISLVVMGAPLQLSGFAMLTVIFAGLGLILAVILARTVRRPRTVFVRTTIALTVLSLVPDLLVPAGTLTRLLLMFTHLVAAAIVIPTIARRLAD
- a CDS encoding SAM-dependent methyltransferase, yielding MSELNANPADIAKFYDGASALADKYFGGYQRQGYWYDDSDDATLEEGAGRLTRKVVDTLGLHRGERLLEAGCGTGTASIDIAGAYGVRVTGITISPVEAARSRARAQQSGAAEQTQFEVADYHSLPFADAEFDAVVAFESLFNAYDLEHALREFHRVLRPGGRVAMSEISKTTDASPLKRPFPLAREPMTAESWTKAFESVGFVVEERIQSRRVYVNTGKRHLMHFESVRDQITEEFGAEMTEGIRHGMREAFHLGPEDVTYLILCARKQ